From the genome of Cinclus cinclus chromosome 12, bCinCin1.1, whole genome shotgun sequence, one region includes:
- the CISH gene encoding cytokine-inducible SH2-containing protein — translation MLFPWSGSDMILCVQGPHPLLAEEKLRRLSLRGIEELSEPIMQPLPVMAFQEESAPALAAPVPDSNTPQTRDPEEDLLCIAKTFSYLRESGWYWGSITASEAKQHLQKTPEGTFLVRDSTHPSYLFTLSVKTNRGPTNVRIEYTDSRFRLDSNYLSKPRILAFPDVVSLIQHYVASCTTESKSEAPYPPPAPLPPLQKEMAAAAVHLKLIRPLCRKDSIPSLQHLCRLRINKCTADVEQLPLPRRMGEYLKQYPFQL, via the exons ATGCTTTTTCCTTGGTCCGGGAGTGACATGATCCTCTGTGTTCAGGG ACCTCATCCTttgctggcagaggaaaagctCAGGAGGCTGTCACTCAGGGGCATTGAGGAATTGTCAGAGCCCATCATGCAGCCTCTCCCAGTTATGGCCTTCCAGGAGGAGTCTGCACCTGCCCTTGCAGCTCCAGTTCCAGATAGCAACACACCTCAGACACGGGACCCTGAAGAAGACCTTCTCTGCATTGCAAAAACCTTCTCCTACCTGCGAGAATCTG GCTGGTACTGGGGTTCCATCACCGCTAGCGAGGCCAAGCAGCATCTGCAGAAGACGCCTGAGGGCACGTTCCTGGTGCGGGACAGCACCCACCCCAGCTACCTGTTCACCCTGTCCGTCAAGACCAACCGAGGGCCCACCAACGTGCGCATCGAATACACTGACAGCAGGTTCCGCCTGGACTCCAACTACCTGTCCAAACCTCGCATCCTGGCCTTCCCAGACGTGGTCAGCCTCATCCAGCACTACGTCGCGTCCTGCACGACGGAAAGCAAGAGCGAGGCTCCTTACCCGCCCCCGGCTCCTCTACCTCCCCTGCAGAAGGAGATGGCGGCGGCCGCAGTGCACTTGAAGCTCATCCGGCCGCTGTGCCGCAAGGACAGCattcccagcctgcagcacctgTGCCGCCTGCGCATCAACAAGTGCACGGCCGACGTGGAGCagctgcccctgccccggcGCATGGGCGAGTACCTGAAGCAATATCCTTTCCAGCTCTGA